A stretch of Candidatus Symbiobacter mobilis CR DNA encodes these proteins:
- the fliJ gene encoding flagellar export protein FliJ: MPRFQGLTLAIEHATVQRDKALAQWQTAVRALEHGHEQMAQLRQYAGETEQRWVHTAQESTSAPLLFHHYQFLDRLHHAIQIQEGTLQTLEQRVASAKKVVIDAEVRLAGIKTLLARREREWSQQMDRALQKETDEFAAQRALRALRAQQEEDGDNP, from the coding sequence ATGCCCCGATTCCAAGGGCTAACGCTGGCCATCGAACATGCCACCGTGCAGCGCGACAAGGCGCTGGCGCAATGGCAAACGGCAGTACGCGCCCTGGAACACGGGCACGAACAAATGGCACAACTGCGCCAATACGCCGGCGAAACCGAGCAACGCTGGGTACACACCGCGCAAGAAAGCACCTCTGCTCCCCTGCTTTTCCACCATTACCAGTTTCTGGATCGGTTGCATCATGCGATACAGATTCAGGAAGGCACTTTGCAAACCCTGGAGCAGCGGGTGGCCAGCGCCAAAAAGGTCGTCATCGACGCCGAAGTGCGTCTGGCCGGCATCAAAACCCTGCTTGCCCGCCGGGAGCGCGAATGGAGCCAGCAGATGGATCGCGCCCTGCAGAAAGAAACAGACGAATTTGCCGCACAACGGGCACTACGCGCCCTGCGTGCCCAACAAGAAGAGGACGGAGACAACCCATGA
- the fliI gene encoding flagellar protein export ATPase FliI, translated as MEQTAQQPPMEPHAELSAPWDEFLTRCQRSVEDVHTLEVRGTLTKLTGLVLEAVGIRVPVGAQCLVRQHNQPPVLAEVVGFSGERAFLMPAGDVHGLSSGASVRAAPPFISVPRFGVPSDNSAARPILTMHGTLRLPLGNGLLGRVVDAQGNPMDYRGPLEHVTALPLDRVPINAMDRAPVREILDTGIRAINAMLTVGRGQRLGLFAGSGVGKSVLLGMMARYTKADVIVVGLIGERGREVKEFIEDILGVEGRARAAVVAAPADASPLLRLQGAAYATAIAEHFRDEGQHVLLLMDSLTRYAMAQREIALAIGEPPATKGYPPSCFTRLPQLVERSGNGLHGVGSITAFYTVLAEGDDQQDPVADAARAILDGHFVLSRTLAESGHFPAIDIERSASRVMHNVVTREHFEMARRFRAIYSRYEKGRDLIQIGAYVPGSDPQLDEAIALQDSMRAFLQQDMFEASTLEDSLVGMAAVLGGSL; from the coding sequence ATGGAACAGACAGCGCAGCAGCCACCGATGGAGCCGCACGCTGAGCTATCCGCTCCCTGGGACGAATTTCTGACGCGCTGCCAGCGTAGCGTTGAAGACGTTCACACCCTCGAAGTGCGGGGAACGCTCACCAAGCTCACCGGGCTGGTGCTGGAAGCCGTGGGCATTCGTGTCCCGGTCGGCGCGCAATGCCTGGTGCGGCAGCACAACCAGCCTCCCGTGCTGGCAGAGGTAGTCGGGTTCAGCGGAGAACGCGCCTTTCTGATGCCTGCTGGCGACGTACACGGCCTATCCAGCGGGGCATCGGTGCGTGCAGCGCCGCCTTTCATTTCCGTTCCCCGGTTTGGGGTTCCCTCCGACAACAGCGCCGCGCGCCCCATCCTGACGATGCATGGCACGCTGCGCCTTCCCCTGGGCAACGGTCTGCTGGGCAGAGTGGTCGACGCCCAAGGCAATCCCATGGATTACCGAGGCCCGTTGGAACACGTGACCGCGCTGCCGTTGGATCGGGTGCCGATCAACGCAATGGATCGCGCCCCGGTGCGCGAGATTCTCGATACCGGGATTCGCGCCATCAACGCGATGCTCACCGTTGGCAGGGGCCAGCGTTTGGGGCTGTTCGCAGGTTCTGGTGTGGGCAAAAGCGTGCTGCTGGGGATGATGGCGCGCTACACCAAGGCGGATGTCATCGTCGTCGGCCTCATCGGCGAACGCGGGCGCGAGGTCAAGGAATTCATCGAAGACATCCTCGGCGTGGAAGGCCGCGCGCGCGCCGCCGTCGTCGCCGCGCCCGCCGATGCCTCCCCGCTACTACGCCTGCAAGGAGCCGCCTACGCCACCGCCATTGCGGAACACTTTCGGGACGAAGGCCAGCACGTGCTGTTGCTGATGGATTCGCTCACCCGCTACGCCATGGCGCAACGCGAAATCGCGCTGGCCATCGGCGAACCCCCTGCTACCAAGGGCTATCCGCCTTCCTGCTTCACCAGGTTGCCGCAACTGGTGGAACGCAGCGGCAACGGCTTGCACGGCGTGGGGTCGATCACGGCGTTCTACACCGTGCTAGCCGAAGGCGACGACCAGCAAGACCCCGTTGCCGACGCAGCGCGTGCCATCCTCGACGGGCACTTCGTGCTCTCACGCACGCTGGCCGAATCCGGGCACTTCCCCGCCATCGACATTGAGCGTTCGGCCTCGCGGGTGATGCACAACGTCGTGACCCGCGAGCATTTCGAGATGGCGCGGCGCTTTCGGGCGATTTACTCGCGCTACGAAAAGGGCAGAGACCTCATCCAAATCGGCGCCTACGTACCCGGTTCGGATCCCCAGCTCGACGAAGCCATCGCCCTGCAAGACTCGATGCGCGCCTTTTTGCAGCAGGATATGTTTGAAGCCTCGACGCTCGAAGACAGCCTTGTCGGCATGGCCGCCGTGCTCGGCGGCAGCCTTTGA
- a CDS encoding FliH/SctL family protein produces the protein MAIARDPYSRFIPVEEIASVQQWDFGTVATNAQIQAAQAQAEEEAKREAMQRVTQAELDRKKHYEDGLQAGLTQGRSQGMEKGLAQGKEQGYAQAKAEWQKKMDDFLANQAREEGERLASLVTQATQQMEVSRQRIARGVLELSCALARQVLRREISIDPQVLVPVVHEAVDLLGTQHRTALLRLHPADMAVLEPYIAGAFADLRIGLRPDETITPGGCLLESAGTVIDASIENRWKTVVSRLGLDEAWQHHEGAEETDGTDSAAATDGAAR, from the coding sequence ATGGCCATTGCCCGCGACCCCTATTCCCGCTTCATCCCCGTCGAGGAAATCGCTTCCGTTCAGCAGTGGGATTTCGGCACCGTCGCCACCAACGCGCAGATCCAGGCTGCGCAGGCCCAGGCGGAGGAAGAAGCGAAGCGCGAGGCCATGCAGCGCGTAACGCAGGCTGAGCTGGACCGCAAGAAGCACTATGAGGATGGCTTGCAGGCCGGGCTGACGCAGGGCCGATCACAGGGCATGGAAAAAGGGCTGGCGCAAGGCAAGGAGCAAGGCTACGCGCAGGCCAAGGCCGAGTGGCAAAAGAAGATGGACGACTTTCTGGCCAACCAGGCGCGTGAAGAAGGCGAGCGCCTGGCCTCCCTCGTCACCCAGGCAACGCAACAGATGGAGGTATCGCGCCAGCGCATTGCGCGCGGCGTGCTCGAACTCTCCTGCGCATTGGCGCGGCAGGTGTTGCGGCGCGAAATTTCCATCGACCCGCAGGTATTGGTTCCCGTGGTACACGAGGCCGTAGACCTGCTGGGCACGCAGCACCGCACTGCCCTGCTGCGCCTGCACCCAGCCGATATGGCCGTGCTAGAGCCTTACATCGCTGGCGCCTTTGCGGACTTGCGCATCGGGCTGCGCCCCGATGAAACGATCACCCCCGGCGGATGCCTGCTCGAATCCGCAGGCACCGTGATCGACGCCAGCATCGAAAACCGCTGGAAGACCGTCGTCTCTCGCCTGGGGCTGGACGAGGCCTGGCAACACCATGAGGGAGCGGAGGAAACCGATGGAACAGACAGCGCAGCAGCCACCGATGGAGCCGCACGCTGA
- the fliG gene encoding flagellar motor switch protein FliG codes for MSDGLEDAAILMMSLGEEEASEVFKHLSPKEVQKLGEAIAKTKTLTRDRVNEVVEKFTGIATAQSLLVSNSGDYVRSVLKRALGDDKAALLIDRILQGGDVSGIESLKWMDPSSVAELLRNEHPQIVAAILVHLDFDQAADIMKFFTERQRNEVMLRVATMEGIQPTALKDLNEVLFNVLSGGDKMRKSSLGGVKASAEIINLMGTAIEGTVLESIRNHDPDLAQKIMDKMFVFDDVIKLDNKAIQTVLKEVSSDVLVVALKGAQPDLKEKFLANMSSRAAESLREDLESRGPMRLSEVEAQQKEILKTVRRLADEGTIVIGGGGDDQMV; via the coding sequence ATGTCCGACGGACTGGAAGACGCCGCCATCCTGATGATGTCCCTCGGGGAAGAAGAGGCCTCCGAGGTATTCAAGCACCTGTCCCCGAAGGAAGTGCAAAAGCTAGGCGAAGCCATCGCCAAGACCAAAACGTTGACACGCGACCGCGTCAACGAGGTGGTCGAGAAATTCACCGGGATTGCCACCGCGCAAAGCCTGCTGGTGTCGAATTCCGGCGACTACGTTCGTTCCGTGCTCAAGCGCGCGCTGGGCGACGACAAAGCCGCGTTGCTGATCGACCGCATCCTCCAAGGGGGGGATGTCTCCGGCATCGAAAGCTTGAAGTGGATGGATCCCTCCTCCGTCGCGGAGCTGCTACGCAATGAGCACCCGCAGATCGTCGCGGCCATCCTCGTGCATCTGGATTTTGACCAAGCCGCCGACATCATGAAATTCTTCACCGAACGCCAGCGCAACGAAGTCATGCTGCGGGTGGCAACGATGGAAGGCATCCAGCCCACTGCGCTCAAGGATCTCAACGAAGTGCTGTTCAACGTGCTTTCCGGGGGCGACAAGATGCGCAAATCTTCGCTGGGTGGCGTCAAGGCCTCTGCGGAAATCATCAACCTCATGGGAACGGCGATCGAAGGTACCGTGCTGGAGTCGATTCGCAACCACGACCCCGACCTCGCCCAAAAGATCATGGACAAGATGTTCGTCTTCGACGACGTCATCAAGCTCGACAACAAAGCCATCCAGACAGTGCTCAAAGAAGTCTCTTCGGACGTGCTCGTCGTCGCGCTCAAAGGCGCCCAGCCCGATCTCAAGGAAAAATTCCTCGCCAACATGTCCTCCCGGGCTGCGGAATCGTTGCGGGAAGACCTCGAATCGCGCGGGCCGATGCGGCTTTCCGAAGTGGAAGCGCAGCAGAAGGAAATCCTCAAAACGGTGCGCCGTCTGGCCGACGAAGGGACGATCGTCATCGGCGGTGGCGGCGACGACCAGATGGTCTAA
- the fliF gene encoding flagellar basal-body MS-ring/collar protein FliF, with the protein MNDAVALPTTATTTATANFVQRLANLDRPQRIRLAVGIVLFAVIVVIGMIMGRQTEWRVLYSNVSDKDGGAIVAQLAQMNVPYQYGVGGGSVLVPEDKVYDTRLKLASMGLPRGTVTGFELMDNANRFGMTQFQERLAFQRGLEGELIRSIQALSSVESARVHLALPNQNGFFREQQKPSASVLVTLHPGRNLDRSQLAGIIHLVASSVPEMDPKAVSVLDDTGKLLSASPEDEFGAPQDAQRLQHIRKIEQEYTRRIMDILEPVVGRKNVRAQVTAEMDFSLSESTSEAYRPNQTPESSAVRSQQTLESNVNPPTPPTGIPGAATNQPPGQMTTDINGPAQAMAAAGTASGALGHGGRRESITNFEVDKTVRVVRSGAGVIKRITAAVVVNHQTVTDAKGKVSQAPISDAQLEKMTALVRETVGYSQERGDSVNIMNAPFTEIAADEEELPWWKRPEIIDMIKSMAWPLGTFLLAALVLFGAIRPALKAMAPAPVVEPSEATAVHVDAIEGEEPERPMLEGPSSGQVPGLPAPPSPEELALEEARKLTRENPAAVANIIKTWINGEAPA; encoded by the coding sequence ATGAACGACGCAGTCGCCCTTCCCACTACCGCCACCACCACCGCCACCGCCAACTTCGTTCAACGCTTGGCGAATCTGGATCGGCCGCAGCGCATTCGCCTTGCGGTCGGTATCGTGCTGTTCGCCGTCATCGTCGTCATCGGCATGATCATGGGCCGCCAGACGGAATGGCGCGTGCTGTATTCCAACGTCTCGGACAAGGACGGCGGCGCCATCGTCGCGCAGCTCGCGCAGATGAACGTTCCCTATCAATATGGGGTTGGGGGCGGATCGGTGCTCGTTCCCGAAGACAAGGTCTACGACACCCGCCTCAAGCTCGCTTCGATGGGGCTACCCAGAGGCACGGTCACGGGCTTCGAGCTGATGGACAACGCCAACCGCTTTGGCATGACGCAGTTTCAGGAGCGGCTGGCCTTTCAGCGCGGGCTGGAAGGCGAGCTGATACGGTCGATCCAGGCGCTGTCTTCGGTCGAAAGCGCTCGCGTACACCTCGCATTGCCCAACCAGAATGGGTTCTTTCGCGAACAGCAGAAGCCGTCTGCTTCGGTGCTCGTGACCCTGCACCCTGGCCGCAACCTCGACCGCTCGCAGTTGGCTGGGATCATCCATCTCGTCGCATCCAGCGTGCCGGAGATGGATCCCAAAGCCGTCAGCGTGCTCGACGACACGGGCAAATTGCTCTCCGCCTCGCCGGAAGACGAATTCGGCGCCCCGCAAGACGCCCAGCGCCTGCAACACATCCGCAAGATCGAGCAGGAGTACACGCGCCGCATCATGGACATCCTCGAACCCGTGGTGGGCCGCAAGAATGTCCGCGCCCAGGTGACGGCAGAGATGGACTTCTCGCTCTCCGAGTCCACGTCCGAGGCCTATCGTCCCAACCAAACCCCGGAGTCGTCCGCCGTGCGCAGCCAGCAAACGCTGGAAAGCAACGTCAACCCGCCCACCCCGCCGACGGGCATCCCCGGCGCGGCCACCAACCAGCCTCCCGGCCAGATGACCACGGACATCAATGGCCCCGCGCAAGCCATGGCTGCGGCGGGGACGGCATCCGGTGCGCTGGGGCACGGTGGTCGACGTGAGTCGATCACCAACTTCGAGGTGGACAAGACCGTGCGCGTGGTGCGCAGCGGCGCCGGAGTGATCAAGCGGATCACCGCCGCTGTCGTCGTCAACCACCAGACGGTGACGGATGCCAAAGGCAAGGTCAGCCAGGCGCCGATCAGCGATGCCCAATTGGAGAAGATGACTGCCCTTGTGCGGGAAACTGTCGGCTACAGCCAAGAGCGAGGCGACTCCGTCAACATCATGAACGCCCCGTTCACGGAAATCGCTGCCGACGAAGAGGAACTGCCTTGGTGGAAGCGCCCGGAAATCATCGACATGATCAAGTCGATGGCCTGGCCTCTCGGCACCTTCCTGCTGGCAGCCCTGGTGCTCTTCGGCGCCATCCGCCCGGCCCTCAAGGCCATGGCGCCCGCCCCGGTGGTCGAACCTTCGGAAGCGACTGCCGTCCATGTCGATGCTATCGAGGGCGAGGAGCCAGAACGCCCGATGCTCGAAGGCCCCTCCTCCGGGCAAGTCCCCGGCTTACCTGCGCCGCCATCCCCGGAAGAGCTGGCGCTGGAAGAAGCCCGCAAGCTCACCCGCGAAAACCCCGCCGCCGTGGCCAACATCATCAAGACGTGGATCAACGGCGAGGCGCCGGCGTAA
- the fliE gene encoding flagellar hook-basal body complex protein FliE encodes MAGAAQVARGGAATQGAPGTGFGVAFKDALQSVSAAQNQSAKLQREVQFENPNVSLEETMVSMQKAQIGFQATLHVRNRMVQAYTDIMNMQV; translated from the coding sequence ATGGCTGGCGCTGCGCAGGTCGCACGCGGTGGCGCCGCAACGCAGGGCGCTCCAGGCACAGGCTTTGGCGTGGCGTTCAAGGACGCCTTGCAGTCCGTCAGCGCAGCGCAAAACCAATCCGCCAAGCTACAGCGGGAAGTGCAATTTGAAAACCCCAATGTCAGTTTGGAAGAAACGATGGTGTCCATGCAAAAAGCGCAAATCGGCTTTCAGGCCACGCTGCACGTGCGCAATCGCATGGTGCAGGCATACACCGACATCATGAACATGCAGGTGTAG
- a CDS encoding sensor histidine kinase, which translates to MALTTATAAALDHPPTERTALDKLAEFDRLWRGFMTARATLGGVLLFSHVGLYVMRDTRNPWLMGICAAYFAAALAVRVLSSAKRLRKRFDFYWLRTVGIDLLAFSALQVIHGSTVTSVNYTPLFALPVLMAAVLGPLRTAMATAASVTILLFAYAGWLCWQGPQPVTSLLLQTALAGTGSFVVSFIASEMASQLAIVERSAERSQLAAAAQRRVNELVIEALTEGVIVVDVQHFVRSANPAAYVLLGIPEPQRRVPIDLAQRPGWSALRKLVVASFQGHCAGGEDLDIDHAGQGVRRLRVRSQITAPLDPGSRGLCVVFMQDQREIQARLRTEKLASMGRMSAAVAHEIRNPLAAIVQANALLAEDLHQGMHRRLTQMIEQNAQRLERIVHDILHLAQTPAGEEGSCTQTVELYTAIDRIGNDWQTQHGLGQRLRVSLGTPGAFVGFDPEHLRRILVNLLDNAKRYASEREGAIQVDVLTTPGTGDKGDDGVGNKTCNEVSKGIDDRLTVRVWSDSGPLDPSVEQHLFEPFFSSESRSSGLGLFICRELCTRHGATIAYERTTRVVHDAAIQGNEFRICLCTRNRSATQHKLDPAAPPATPACS; encoded by the coding sequence ATGGCGCTGACTACCGCAACCGCCGCCGCCCTCGACCACCCCCCCACCGAACGCACCGCGCTGGACAAGCTGGCCGAGTTCGACCGGCTCTGGCGCGGGTTCATGACCGCACGCGCGACGCTGGGGGGGGTATTGCTGTTCTCGCATGTAGGGCTATACGTGATGCGGGACACACGCAACCCTTGGCTAATGGGCATTTGCGCTGCCTATTTCGCTGCAGCGCTGGCCGTGCGCGTGCTCTCCAGCGCAAAGCGTCTGCGCAAGCGCTTCGATTTCTATTGGCTACGTACCGTGGGCATCGACCTGTTGGCGTTTTCTGCGCTGCAAGTCATCCACGGCTCCACCGTCACCAGCGTCAACTACACGCCGCTCTTTGCGCTACCGGTATTGATGGCCGCCGTACTTGGCCCGCTGCGCACGGCCATGGCCACCGCCGCCAGCGTCACCATTCTGCTATTTGCCTACGCGGGATGGCTGTGTTGGCAAGGGCCGCAGCCCGTCACTTCCCTCCTGCTGCAAACCGCGCTGGCGGGAACGGGCAGCTTCGTCGTCTCGTTCATCGCCAGCGAAATGGCTTCGCAACTCGCCATCGTCGAACGCAGCGCCGAACGCAGTCAGCTCGCCGCCGCAGCGCAGCGCAGGGTCAACGAACTGGTAATTGAGGCGCTCACCGAAGGGGTGATCGTCGTCGACGTGCAGCACTTCGTCCGTTCTGCCAACCCCGCCGCCTACGTCTTGCTGGGGATACCGGAACCACAACGCCGCGTTCCTATCGATCTTGCGCAGCGCCCGGGCTGGAGCGCGTTGCGCAAGCTCGTCGTCGCCAGCTTCCAAGGCCATTGCGCGGGAGGGGAAGACCTCGACATCGACCATGCAGGGCAAGGCGTGCGCAGGCTGCGCGTTCGTTCGCAGATTACCGCCCCGCTTGACCCCGGCTCGCGCGGGCTGTGCGTGGTGTTCATGCAGGATCAGCGCGAAATCCAGGCGCGGCTACGCACCGAAAAACTTGCCAGCATGGGGCGAATGTCCGCCGCCGTCGCGCACGAGATTCGCAATCCGCTGGCGGCCATCGTGCAGGCCAACGCCCTGCTAGCCGAAGACCTGCACCAGGGAATGCACCGGCGTCTGACACAGATGATCGAGCAAAACGCCCAGCGGCTGGAACGCATCGTCCATGACATCCTCCACCTCGCGCAGACCCCTGCGGGAGAGGAAGGCAGTTGCACCCAAACCGTGGAGCTATACACCGCCATCGACCGCATCGGCAACGACTGGCAAACGCAGCACGGGCTGGGGCAACGGCTGCGCGTCAGCCTCGGCACGCCGGGCGCTTTCGTCGGATTCGACCCAGAGCACCTGCGCCGCATCCTCGTCAATCTGCTTGATAACGCCAAGCGCTATGCCAGCGAGCGGGAAGGCGCCATTCAGGTCGATGTCTTAACCACGCCCGGCACCGGCGACAAGGGTGACGATGGAGTCGGGAATAAAACCTGTAATGAAGTCAGCAAGGGAATCGACGATAGGCTGACCGTGCGGGTATGGAGCGACAGCGGCCCGCTTGACCCTTCCGTCGAACAGCACCTGTTCGAGCCGTTCTTTTCTTCCGAAAGCCGGTCCAGCGGGCTGGGCCTGTTCATTTGCAGGGAGCTGTGTACACGCCACGGTGCAACCATCGCCTACGAACGCACCACCCGCGTAGTACACGATGCAGCGATCCAGGGCAACGAGTTCCGCATCTGCCTATGCACCCGGAACAGGTCCGCGACGCAGCACAAGCTGGACCCTGCTGCACCGCCCGCTACACCTGCATGTTCATGA
- a CDS encoding PP0621 family protein has protein sequence MRILWFALIVFLVLWIVAPGLFHKALRRSEKTAPPPPTPTTPQPTTDVVACAFCHLHIPTASAISGRKGVYCCEAHRNEAEGS, from the coding sequence ATGCGCATTCTTTGGTTTGCTTTGATCGTGTTCCTGGTGCTCTGGATCGTCGCGCCCGGCCTGTTTCATAAAGCCTTGCGCCGCTCGGAAAAAACGGCGCCCCCCCCACCAACGCCGACCACACCACAGCCGACCACGGATGTCGTCGCCTGCGCCTTTTGCCATCTGCATATTCCCACTGCCAGCGCCATTTCTGGGCGCAAGGGCGTGTACTGCTGCGAGGCACACCGCAACGAGGCGGAAGGCTCGTAG
- the ffh gene encoding signal recognition particle protein: MASTLTDKLSRLVKELRGQTRITEENVSDMLREVRMALLEADVALPVVREFLARVKDKALGQEVLGSLTPGQALVGVVHKELAAVMGEGVADLNLATQPPAVILMAGLQGSGKTTTVAKLARHLLEKRRKKVLTVSADVYRPAAIEQLRTVTAQAQAEWFPSTPEQQPIDIARAALEYARRSLADVLIVDTAGRLAIDEALMREIAALHAVLQPVETLFVVDAMQGQDAIHTAKAFREALPLTGIVLTKTDGDSRGGAALSVRHVTGAPIKFAGTSEKIDGLEVFDAERHAGRVLGMGDIVALVEQVSSGIDVAAAQKLVTKVKGGGQFDLNDFLEQLLQMQKMGGLSSLMDKLPTALAQKVEGANMAHVEKGVRRKIGIIHSMTPKERSQPELIKAHRKRRIAAGAGVQVHEVNRMLKEFEQVQTMMKKMKGVGMAQWMRSLGNMRR, from the coding sequence ATGGCATCCACACTCACCGATAAGCTCTCCCGGCTCGTCAAGGAACTGCGCGGGCAAACGCGCATCACCGAGGAGAATGTTTCCGACATGCTGCGCGAGGTGCGCATGGCGCTGCTGGAGGCAGACGTGGCGTTGCCCGTCGTGCGCGAATTTCTGGCCCGCGTCAAAGACAAGGCATTGGGGCAGGAGGTGCTGGGTTCGCTCACTCCCGGTCAGGCGCTGGTGGGGGTGGTACACAAGGAACTGGCCGCTGTGATGGGCGAGGGCGTAGCCGATCTCAACCTGGCCACCCAGCCCCCGGCGGTGATTCTGATGGCAGGGTTGCAAGGCTCGGGCAAGACGACGACCGTGGCCAAGCTCGCACGGCATTTGCTCGAAAAACGGCGCAAGAAGGTGTTGACCGTCTCTGCCGACGTGTACCGCCCCGCCGCCATCGAACAGTTGCGCACCGTCACCGCCCAGGCCCAGGCTGAATGGTTCCCCAGCACGCCGGAGCAACAGCCGATCGACATCGCCCGCGCCGCGCTGGAATACGCTCGCCGCAGCCTTGCCGACGTACTGATCGTCGATACCGCCGGGCGCTTGGCCATCGACGAAGCGCTGATGCGCGAAATCGCTGCCCTGCACGCCGTATTGCAACCGGTGGAAACCCTGTTCGTCGTCGATGCGATGCAAGGGCAGGACGCCATCCACACTGCCAAGGCGTTCAGGGAAGCCCTGCCCTTGACGGGCATCGTGCTGACCAAGACCGACGGCGATTCGCGCGGGGGTGCGGCGCTTTCTGTACGCCACGTCACCGGCGCGCCGATCAAGTTCGCGGGAACCAGCGAGAAGATCGACGGGTTGGAAGTCTTCGACGCAGAGCGCCACGCCGGGCGCGTTCTGGGAATGGGCGACATCGTTGCGCTCGTCGAGCAGGTGTCTTCGGGCATCGACGTCGCAGCCGCGCAGAAATTGGTCACCAAGGTCAAGGGGGGCGGGCAGTTCGACCTCAACGACTTTCTGGAACAACTCTTGCAGATGCAAAAGATGGGCGGCCTATCCAGCCTGATGGACAAGCTGCCCACTGCATTGGCGCAGAAAGTGGAAGGCGCCAACATGGCGCACGTGGAGAAGGGCGTGCGCCGCAAGATCGGCATCATCCATAGCATGACGCCGAAGGAGCGCAGCCAGCCCGAGCTGATCAAGGCCCACCGCAAGCGGCGCATCGCCGCAGGGGCTGGCGTGCAGGTGCATGAGGTCAACCGCATGCTCAAGGAATTTGAGCAAGTGCAGACCATGATGAAGAAGATGAAGGGCGTGGGAATGGCCCAGTGGATGCGCAGCCTGGGGAATATGCGACGGTGA